The following are from one region of the Sulfurimicrobium lacus genome:
- a CDS encoding phage baseplate assembly protein codes for MSAVEIKVGSMIYGGWKSSQIDIGIEQIAGTFDLSVSERWPGQDTPRQIHRGERCEVLADGETVITGWVDDAFPEFDATTHEFRVTGRDATGDLVDCSAIHKSGQWAKATLDKIVRDICAPFGIPVIVETDIGNAFDSHSIQEGETAFECIERACRMRAVLPVSDGKGGLVLTRAKDGPAVDDLVEGVNIKRARGEFSSKERYSLYIIKGQDRGSDDNLDAPETHAQVKAEATDSFVQRYRPLIVIAEEHGPHATYKQRAEWERNVRRGRSNRATITVQGWRNARGKLWWPNTMVHLDSASLGVNANLLITNVSLIDNPQSGRIAQLRLADRRAFDLLVGKKAAGLQGKIREKQASEKKQSGEDWSSF; via the coding sequence ATGTCGGCCGTCGAGATTAAAGTCGGCAGCATGATCTACGGCGGCTGGAAGTCGTCGCAGATAGATATCGGCATCGAGCAGATCGCCGGCACCTTCGATTTGTCCGTTTCAGAGCGCTGGCCAGGTCAGGATACGCCGCGCCAGATCCATCGCGGTGAGCGCTGCGAGGTGCTGGCCGATGGAGAAACAGTCATCACCGGTTGGGTGGACGACGCCTTTCCGGAATTCGACGCGACGACGCACGAATTCCGCGTGACCGGACGCGACGCCACCGGCGACCTGGTCGATTGCTCGGCTATCCACAAGTCCGGCCAGTGGGCCAAGGCCACGCTCGATAAGATCGTGCGCGACATTTGCGCGCCGTTCGGCATTCCCGTGATCGTCGAAACCGATATCGGGAACGCCTTTGACAGTCATTCCATCCAGGAGGGCGAGACCGCGTTCGAGTGCATCGAGCGCGCCTGCCGCATGCGTGCCGTGCTGCCGGTATCCGACGGCAAGGGCGGTCTGGTTTTGACGCGCGCCAAGGACGGCCCGGCGGTTGATGACCTGGTCGAAGGCGTTAATATCAAGCGTGCGCGTGGGGAATTCAGCTCCAAGGAGAGGTATTCCCTATATATCATCAAGGGCCAGGATCGCGGCAGCGACGACAATCTGGACGCGCCGGAAACCCACGCCCAGGTGAAGGCCGAGGCGACGGATAGTTTTGTACAGCGCTACCGTCCCCTGATCGTCATCGCCGAAGAGCATGGACCGCATGCGACCTACAAGCAGCGCGCCGAATGGGAGCGCAACGTGCGGCGCGGCCGCAGCAACCGCGCGACCATTACCGTGCAAGGCTGGCGCAATGCGCGCGGCAAGCTGTGGTGGCCGAACACGATGGTGCATCTCGACTCGGCATCGCTCGGCGTGAATGCCAACCTGCTCATAACCAATGTGTCCCTGATCGATAACCCCCAGAGTGGCCGCATCGCCCAATTACGACTCGCCGACCGCCGAGCATTCGACCTGCTGGTTGGAAAAAAAGCGGCCGGGCTGCAGGGCAAGATTCGAGAAAAGCAGGCGTCGGAAAAGAAGCAATCCGGCGAAGACTGGAGCAGCTTCTGA
- a CDS encoding phage baseplate assembly protein V, giving the protein MDIVDLIDKLTAPLRRRVRLMVSRAVLAAVNDAGGIQVVQVKLLEGEVRDGVERMQNYGFDSVPLPGAEGVMVCVGGDRDHGIVIAMDDRRYRIKGLQAGEVAVYTDEDKEPHQHRIIFKRGGAIEVLGKNITITASETARIAGDVVQIHAKSLYQFDCNGHGQKWFPDHIDTWQIGETAGTAHAIAAPEIP; this is encoded by the coding sequence ATGGATATCGTCGACCTCATCGACAAGCTGACCGCGCCGCTGCGCCGACGTGTGCGCCTGATGGTTTCGCGCGCGGTTCTGGCCGCCGTGAACGACGCCGGCGGCATCCAGGTGGTACAGGTCAAGCTGCTCGAGGGCGAGGTACGCGACGGCGTCGAGCGCATGCAGAATTATGGCTTTGATTCGGTTCCGCTGCCCGGCGCAGAGGGCGTGATGGTTTGCGTCGGCGGCGACCGAGATCACGGTATCGTCATTGCGATGGATGACCGCCGCTACCGCATCAAGGGGCTGCAGGCCGGCGAAGTCGCTGTCTACACCGATGAGGACAAGGAGCCGCACCAGCACCGTATCATCTTCAAGCGCGGCGGCGCCATCGAGGTGCTGGGCAAGAACATCACCATCACGGCCAGCGAGACCGCCCGCATCGCCGGCGACGTGGTGCAGATCCACGCCAAGAGCCTGTATCAGTTCGACTGCAACGGCCACGGCCAGAAGTGGTTCCCCGACCACATCGACACCTGGCAGATCGGCGAGACCGCCGGCACTGCCCACGCCATCGCCGCGCCGGAAATTCCATAA
- a CDS encoding phage GP46 family protein encodes MADIRTVMIDMERGADYAIASMLLAEDDGLYTAVILSLFSDRRAGPDDVIPGDSDDRRGTWIDAFADEPGDKHGSRLWLLERAKLLPETPLRVREYVEEALAWMTRDGVAKAINVETWIARNHPVGVIGALIEIVKPDGQVTRYKFDKLWSAV; translated from the coding sequence ATGGCGGACATTCGCACCGTCATGATCGACATGGAGCGCGGCGCCGATTACGCCATCGCTTCCATGCTGCTGGCTGAAGACGACGGTCTCTATACCGCCGTGATCCTGAGCCTTTTTAGCGATCGCCGTGCGGGGCCGGATGATGTGATTCCCGGCGACTCGGATGACCGTCGCGGCACCTGGATCGACGCTTTTGCCGACGAACCAGGAGACAAGCATGGCAGCCGCCTCTGGCTCCTCGAGCGCGCCAAGCTGCTGCCGGAAACGCCGCTCCGCGTGCGCGAGTACGTCGAGGAAGCGCTGGCCTGGATGACGCGCGACGGCGTGGCCAAGGCAATCAACGTCGAGACATGGATCGCGCGCAACCATCCGGTGGGCGTCATCGGTGCGCTGATCGAGATCGTCAAGCCTGATGGACAGGTGACCCGCTACAAATTCGACAAGCTCTGGAGTGCCGTGTAA